AAACCAAGGGGCGGGATGATTGAACCCATTAATTTTGAAGATGAGAGTATTGAGCAGTATGGTGTAGCAAAATTAGAAGATTTTAATTGGAAACAAATTATGGATGCTTATGCTTGCGCCGAGTGCGGTCGCTGTCAGGCTAACTGTCCGGCTTATCTTAGTGGAAAACATCTTTCGCCAAAACATCTTATTCATAAGCTAAGACTGCATGTAGATGAAAAAGCAAAAATGCTTGGCTCTGCATTGGGAAATCATTCATCTGGCTTAGCGGCAGAAGAGACTGCAGCCAGTAGCGAAGCATTAGAACAAAATTTAGTACCGGATATTTTTAGTGCTGAAGAAATTTGGGATTGTACAAACTGTGCCAGTTGCATGGAGCAATGTCCGGTTTTAAATGAACATGTGCCTAAAATTAATCAAATGAGACAAAATCTTGTACTTATGGAAAGTGATTTTCCTGCAGAAGCACAATTGGCATTTACTAACATGGAGCGTAACTATAACCCATGGGGTGTAGGTTGGAACTCCAGAGGAGAATGGGCTAAAGATCTAGATATTAAACTGTTAAGTGATGATAGTAACGTAGATGTTGTATACTTTACTGGTTGCGCAGGTGCCTTTGATGATCGTAGTCAGAAAGTTGCTACCGCCTTTGTCAAAATAATGAAAGCAGCAGGTGTGAATTTTGGAATTCTTGGTCCTGAAGAAAAGTGTTGTGGTGATTCTGCCAGACGTTTAGGAAATGAATACTTAGCTCAAGAATTAATTAATAGTAATATTGAGACTTTAAACAATTATGGAGTTAAGAAAATCGTAACGACCTGCCCTCACTGTTTAACTGTATTAAAGGATGAGTATCCTCAGTTTGGCGGTAATTATGAAGTACTACACCACACTCAGTTTATTAATCAGTTAATTCAAGCGGGCAAGTTAAAGTTTAAACAAGCAGATTCAATGAAGAAGATAACATATCATGATTCTTGCTTCCTGGGACGCTACCAGGATGAGTATGAAGCTCCTAGACAAATTATTAACCGATTGCCAGGTATCAATCTGGTTGAGATGACAAGAAACAAAACCAAGGGCTTTTGTTGTGGGGCTGGTGGCGGACGGATGTGGCTAGAAGAACATGGCACTCGAATCAACGTAATGCGTACAGAACAGGCTTTAGAAACAAACGCAGAAATTATAGCAACTAACTGTCCGTTCTGTCTGACAATGATTGAAGATGGCGTAAAAGATAAAGAAGCAACTGAAAAAGTCAAAGCCTTTGACCTTGCAGAATTAGTAGAACGAAATTTACAGTAATTATATTGGTATAAGGGTGTATTATTTTCACCCTTATACCAATAATTTAATAATATATAGGTCGAACTTATTTATCAGAATATTCTATATCATTATTTAGTTGTTGTATTTTTGCAACATTTGTTGCAGAACAAAAACAAGTTGTTGCTTATTTTTTATATAATATTAAATTATCAAAATCTTTAATAATTTAATTATTTGATTATTATGAATTGCAAAAATACACAGACATGGGGGTTCTGGAAAAAGAGGTAGAGAGTAACAAGAATGAATGGTTTATTTTAAATTCTAACTAATAATATGCTAACGTAAACTTTCTGTAATTTGTTGCAATATTGAAACGATTGTTAAGAGTGTAGCAAACCATTATCTGGCTTATTTGCCTTAAACTTCAGTGCTAGCAAGGATAAGTCATGTGCAAGACGATCTTGGTATGATATTTGCACTATAACAATATAAATTAATGATAGTTTTTATAAGTTAGATTCCCAATTTATGGGCAATTTAAAAAAGTTATGCTCATAATGTTATATAAATAAAAAGGAGGGTGCGTATGAAAATCTTAGTTTTACTAAAACAAGTATTTGATACCGAAGCCGTAATCAAAATTGCAGATGGAAAAATTAGCGGTGATGGTATCACCCAGATCATCAATCCTTATGATGAGTTTGCTGTTGAGGAAGCGCTGAAAATTGCGGAGGCTACTAAGGGCGAAGTAACTATCGTTTCTGTAGGGGCAGATGTAGAACAAACCGTACGCCAAGCTCTGGCAATGGGTGCAACAAATGGTTATGTAGTTGAAGACGCTGCTATGACTGATGTCGATGAGTACAGTATAGCTACTATTTTGTCCAAAGCTATTGGTGCTATGCAATACGATCTGATTTTAGCAGGCTGGCGGGCAATTGATGATGGTTCTGCCCAGGTAGCTAGTCGTGTTGCCCAAGCTTTAAATATTCCTTTAGTTAATTTAGCTATCAAGTTGGATGTTGCTGACGGAAAAGCCACAGCAGTTACTGAAATTGATGGTGGTACTGCAACGATTGAAGTTCCTTTACCAGCTGTGGTTACTTGCCAGAAAGGCCTTAATGAGCCCCGTTACCCATCCATGAAGGGTATTATGCAGGCTAAGAAAAAGAAAATAGAAAAGGTTGGATTGGGAGCTTTAGGTCTTGATGCATCTGCTGTAGCAGCAAAAGCAAAAACCTTAAATATCTATTTACCACAAACCCGGGCTGCCGGAAAGGTTATTACAGATGAGCCCGCCGTTGCAGCTAAGGAAGTTGCAAAACTGTTAAGAGAAGAAGCTAAAGTTATTTAAAGGAGGGGAAGCCAATGGCAAAAGGTATTTGGGTATTTGCAGAACAACGTGATGGCAAAATTAAAAAAGTAACATACGAATTATTAAGCGCTGGTCGTGGTCTGGCTGACAATCTCGGAGAAGAACTTTGTGCTGTATTATTTGGTAAAGATGTTGCCGGAGCAGCTGCTGCTCTTGGTGAATATGGAGCAGACAAGGTTTTTGTAGCCGATAACGAAAAACTAGCTGAATATACTAATGATGCATATGTTAATACACTGTTTGATTTGGCAAAAGCCAATGAACCCAATGCAATATTATTCGGATATACCGCTAGTGGTCGTGATTTAGGTGCTAGCATAGCTCAACGTCTTGAAACTGGTATGTTTTCAGATTGTGTAAGCGTAAAAGTTGATGGTGGTCAGTTAGTATTTGATCGTCCCCTTTATGCAG
This genomic interval from Desulforamulus reducens MI-1 contains the following:
- a CDS encoding heterodisulfide reductase-related iron-sulfur binding cluster, with the translated sequence MSPIRFILFIALIAFGLFNMVKGIQERLNATYLGKKDDRMDNIGERLKGLLIYALGQRKVVQEADGGIMHIMIFFGSSLFGLRILEFILSSLIPGIFIPFISDNAIFYLLTDILGLIAIVGILYSGWRRWVQKVERLEPEAFGTPAENLILAMVSGLTLMIASVFVASGFKAALTQDPASSVAPITGFFANSFNGLPKGDLEIGFEVFFWVHVVFLSGFMVFFRYSPHVHPVFAPLNIFFRTLKPRGGMIEPINFEDESIEQYGVAKLEDFNWKQIMDAYACAECGRCQANCPAYLSGKHLSPKHLIHKLRLHVDEKAKMLGSALGNHSSGLAAEETAASSEALEQNLVPDIFSAEEIWDCTNCASCMEQCPVLNEHVPKINQMRQNLVLMESDFPAEAQLAFTNMERNYNPWGVGWNSRGEWAKDLDIKLLSDDSNVDVVYFTGCAGAFDDRSQKVATAFVKIMKAAGVNFGILGPEEKCCGDSARRLGNEYLAQELINSNIETLNNYGVKKIVTTCPHCLTVLKDEYPQFGGNYEVLHHTQFINQLIQAGKLKFKQADSMKKITYHDSCFLGRYQDEYEAPRQIINRLPGINLVEMTRNKTKGFCCGAGGGRMWLEEHGTRINVMRTEQALETNAEIIATNCPFCLTMIEDGVKDKEATEKVKAFDLAELVERNLQ
- a CDS encoding electron transfer flavoprotein subunit beta/FixA family protein, which encodes MKILVLLKQVFDTEAVIKIADGKISGDGITQIINPYDEFAVEEALKIAEATKGEVTIVSVGADVEQTVRQALAMGATNGYVVEDAAMTDVDEYSIATILSKAIGAMQYDLILAGWRAIDDGSAQVASRVAQALNIPLVNLAIKLDVADGKATAVTEIDGGTATIEVPLPAVVTCQKGLNEPRYPSMKGIMQAKKKKIEKVGLGALGLDASAVAAKAKTLNIYLPQTRAAGKVITDEPAVAAKEVAKLLREEAKVI